In a genomic window of Scyliorhinus torazame isolate Kashiwa2021f chromosome 5, sScyTor2.1, whole genome shotgun sequence:
- the LOC140418719 gene encoding uncharacterized protein, which yields MEGKSIVHSGEKPYMICVCGRGFALSSGLTSHKCNHTEEKPWKCADCGKGFTSPSQLETHRRSHTGERPFTCSKCGKGFTQSSDLLSHQRIHTGERPFRCSYCGTEFKKSSHLTAHQRIHTGERPFACAKCGKGFTQLSALQKHQRIHTGERPFTCSECGKGFTHSSLLLSHQQVHTGERPFTCSECGKGFTQSSLLLRHRLVHTGERPFQCPDCGKCFKGSGDLIRHQRVHTDEKPFRCSHCGTGFRRSSNLTVHQRIHTGERPFTCSECGKGFTESSNLSTHQRVHTGERPFTCSKCGKGFTKSSHLLSHQRIHTGERPFTCSKCGKGFTKSSALRKHQRVHTGERPFACSECGKGFTTSSHLLRHQRVHTDERPFQCSDCRKCYKRSGDLMRHQRVHTDE from the coding sequence atggaaggaaaaagcatcgttcacagtggggagaaaccgtacatgatttgtgtgtgtggacgaggattcgctctatcatcaggcctcacaagccacaaatgcaatcacactgaggagaaaccgtggaaatgtgcagactgtgggaaaggattcacttccccatcccagctggaaactcatcgacgcagtcacactggggagagaccattcacctgctccaagtgtgggaagggattcactcagtcatccgacctgcttagccaccagcgaattcacactggggagagaccatttaggtgctcttactgtgggactgagttcaaaaagtcatctcacctcactgcacatcagcgaattcacactggggagaggccatttgcctgcgccaagtgtggcaagggattcactcagttatctgctctgcagaagcaccagcgaattcacactggggagagaccattcacctgctcagagtgtggcaaaggattcactcactcatccctcctgctgagtcaccagcaagttcacactggggagagaccattcacctgctcagagtgtgggaaaggattcactcagtcatccctacTCCTGAGACACCGgctagttcacactggggagagaccgtttcaatgtccagactgcgggaagtgcttcaaaggttctggggatctgatacgccatcaacgtgttcacactgatgagaaaccgttcaggtgctctcactgcgggactgggttcagacgatcatctaacctcactgtacatcagcgaattcacactggggagagaccgttcacctgctcagagtgtgggaaggggttcactgaGTCATCtaatctgtccacacaccagcgagttcacactggggagagaccattcacctgctccaaatgtgggaagggattcactaagtcatcccacctgctgagtcaccagcgaattcacactggggagaggccattcacctgctccaaatgtgggaagggattcactaagtcatccgcactgcggaagcaccagcgagttcacaccggggagagaccattcgcctgctccgagtgtgggaagggattcaccacttcatcccacctgctgagacatcaacgagttcacactgatgagagaccttttcaaTGTTCAGATTGCAGAAAGTGCTATAAAAGGTCTGGAgatctgatgcgccatcaacgtgttcacactgacgagtga